The DNA region TGCCGCCCGAGCACGTCCTCCTCGGTGCGGCTGTGCGTCCGGAAGACCTGCTCGTCGAAGCGCCGCGCCAGGGCGAGGAGCCCCGGCAGGTCCTTCGGCGCGCCCGCGCTCTCCGGGTGGCCGGCCAGCCCCATCTTGAGCTGGAACGCGACCAGCATGGCCTGGTGGTGCTCGCTCGAAAGTGGCTTCAGCTGGCGAGAGCGCCTCATGAATGAATCGTGCCCGGCCCCCCTGACGTGCGCAAGGGCGCCCGCCGGCTCCATCCCCCACACCCCGATCCCCCACGGGGGGAGGAGCGGTCCTTGGTTGACGCTTCGCGCCATGCTCACTAAATCTGGCCAGGCAACCGACCGATTCCCGAGTCAACCGGAGCTGCGCTCATGGGCATGAACGGTTCTCCTCCGCCCGGCCGGCGGGCCGCGGTCGTGGCCGGCCTCCGCACGCCGTTCGTCAAGGCGGGCACCGACTTCAAGGACCTCTCCGCCACCGAGCTCGGCGCGCTCCTCGTGAACGAGCTGGTGGTGCGGAGCGGGCTGCCGCCGAACGCGTTCGACTCGGTCGTCTTCGGCCAGGTCATCCCCTCGCCCACGGTCACGCTCATCGGCCGCGAGATGGTCCTGCGCACCCAGCTGCCGCGGAGCGTGCAGGCCCACACCGTGGCGCGCGCCTGCGCCACGTCGATCCAGGCGGCCACCGACGTGGCCGACCAGATCCGGCTCGGCCACTCCGACTGCGCCATCGCCGGCGGCGCGGAGTCGGTCTCCGACGCGCCCATCTTCGCCTCGCGCCCGCTGGCGCAGGCGCTGGTGGAGCTGAGCCGCGCGCGCACGCTCGCGGACCGGGCCCGCATCCTCGCCGGCCTGCGCCCGAGGGACTTCACCCCCACGCCGCCCGCGCTCAAGGAGCCGACCACCGGGCTCACCATGGGCGAGAGCGCCGAGAAGATGGCGCAGGTGAACGGCATCTCGCGCGCCGCGCAGGACCGGCTCGCCTACGAGAGCCACCGCCGCGCCGCCGAGGCCTGGGACGCGGGCCGCTTCGACGAGGAGGTCATGCACGTCCCGGTGCCGCCGCGGTACGACCACGTGGCGGCCCGCGACAACATCGTCCGCAAGGACACCACCGTCGAGGCGCTCGCGAAGCTCCGCCCGGTGTTCGACCGGCGCTACGGGACCATCACCGCCGGCAACGCCTCGCCGCTCACCGACGGCGCGGCGGCGCTCGTGCTCATGAGCGAGGAGCGGGCGAAGGCGCTCGGGATCCGGCCGCTCGGGTTCGTGAAGGCCTACGCCTACGCCGCGCTCGACCCGCGCGACCAGCTGCTGCAGGGGCCGGCCTACGCGGCGCCGGTGGCGCTGGAGCGGGCGGGGCTCCGGCTCGCCGACATGGACCTCGTGGACATGCACGAGGCGTTCGCCGCGCAGGTGCTCTCCAACCTGCAGGCGTTCGCGTCCAAGGACTTCGCCGAGCGCGAGCTGGGCCGGTCGGCGCCGCTCGGCGAGGTGGACCCGGCGAAGCTGAACGTGAACGGCGGCTCGATCGCGCTCGGCCACCCGTTCGCCGCCACCGGCGCGCGCATGATCCTGCAGACGCTCCGCGAGCTGGGGCGCCGCGGCGGGCAGCACGCGCTCCTCACGGTGTGCGCGGCGGGCGGCCTGGGCGCGGCGGTGGTGCTCGAGCGGGAGTGACTCGCCCCCGGCGCCCGCCCCTCGGCGGCGCGCCGGCGTGCACGGAGGGACGCATGATGTCGGCTGAGGCGATGACGGCGGGCCAGGGCGCGTCGCGGTACTTCCGCGTGGAGGTCGCCGGCGGGGTCGCGACGCTGGTGCTCGACGAGCCGGGCGAGCGCGTGAACACCGTGCACCCCGAGGCGATGCGGGAGTTCGCCGCCCACCTCGACCGGCTGGAGAAGGACGAGGCGGTGAAGGCGATCGTCGTCGCGAGCGGCAAGCCCGACGTCTGGGTGGCCGGCGCGAAGGTCGAGCTCATGCAGGGCGCGAAGGACGCCGCCGAGGCGGAGCGGCTCTCGCGCGACGGGCAGGCGCTGTTCGACCGGGTGGAGCGCTGCCGGAAGCCGGTGGTGGCCGCCATCCACGGCGCCTGCCTGGGCGGCGGGCTGGAGTGGGCGCTCGCCTGCCACTACCGGATCGCCACCGATCACCCGAAGACGTCGCTCGGCCTCGTCGAGGTGCAGCTCGGGCTCATCCCCGGCGGCGGCGGGACGCAGCGGCTCTCGCGCCTCATCGGCATCCAGCCGGCGCTCGACCTCATCCTGGCCGGCAAGACGGTGAAGGCGCGCAAGGCGCTGAAGCTCGGCCTGGTGGACGAGGCGGTCCCGCCGCCCCTGCTGCTGCAGGTGGCGCAGGAGCGCGCCGCCGCGCTCGCCTCGGGCAAGCTGCGCCGCGCCCCGCGCCGGGCAGGCGGGGCGGTGGAGCGGGTCACCCGCGCCGCGCTGGAGGAGAACTTCCTCGGGCGCGAGGTGCTGTTCCGCCAGGCGCGGAAGCTCACGCTCGCGAAGACGAAGGGGCACTACCCGGCGCCGCTGCGCGCGCTCGAGGCCGTCGAGTACGGGTACGCGAAGGGCTTCGAGAAGGGGCTGGAGAAGGAGGCGGAGCTGTTCGGGAAGCTCGCCATGACGCCGGAGGCGCGCCGGCTCATGGAGATCTTCTTCGCCACCACCGCGCTCAAGAAGGACAACGGGGTGGACGACCCCGCGGTGAAGGCGCGCCCGGTCTCGGTGGTGGGCGTGCTGGGCGGCGGCCTGATGGGCGGCGGCATCGCCTACGTGACCGTGAACGCCGGGCTCCCGGTGCGCCTGCGCGAGCGGGACGACGCCGCCGCGGCGCGAGGGGTGGCGGCGGTGCGCGGCGTCCTCGACGAGCGGGTGAAGCGCCGGTCCATCGACCGGCTGGAGCGCGCCGAGAAGCTGCGCCTCCTCACCACGACGACGGACTGGTCCGGCCTGGAGCGGGTGGACGTGCTCGTCGAGGCGGTCTTCGAGGACCTCTCGCTGAAGCAGGAGATGGTGCGCGCGTTCGAGGCGGTGAACCCGGGGGGCATCTTCGCCTCCAACACCTCGTCCATCCCCATCGGCCGCATCGCCGAGGCGTCGCGTCACCCCGAGACCGTGCTCGGGATGCACTACTTCTCGCCGGTGAACAAGATGCCGCTGCTCGAGGTGATCGTCACCCCGCGCACCGCGCCGGAGGTGACCGCCACCGCGGTCGCGCTCGGCAAGAAGCAGGGGAAGACGGTCATCGTCGTGCGCGACGGGCCCGGCTTCTACACGAGCCGCATCCTCGCGCCGTACATGAACGAGGCGGCGCACCTGCTGGTGGAGGGCGCGGCGATCGAGGACCTGGACCACGCGCTGGTGGCGTTCGGGTTCCCGGTGGGCCCCATCACGCTGCTCGACGAGGTGGGCATCGACGTCGGCGACAAGGTCGGGAAGATCCTGCAGGAGGCGTTCGGGGCGCGCATGGCGCCGCCCGCGGCGCTGCACGACGTGGTGAAGGCCGGGCGCCTCGGCCGCAAGAACAGCAAGGGCTTCTACACCTACGGCGGCAAGGAGAAGCGCGTGGACGAGACCGTCTACGACCTGCTGCCCGGCGGCCGCCGCCGCAAGCGCGTCGCCGCCGACGAGATCCAGGAGCGGCTGGTGCTGCAGCTCGTGAACGAGGCGGTCCGCTGCCTGGGCGAGGGCATCCTGCGCTCGGCCCGCGACGGCGACGTCGGCGCGGTGTTCGGCCTCGGGTTCCCGCCGTTCCGCGGCGGGCCGTTCCGCTGGGCCGACGCGGTGGGCACGAAGGCGCTGCTCGAGCGGATGGAGAAGCTGCGCGCGCGGCACGGCGACCGCTTCGAGCCGGCGCCGCTGCTCGCCGAGCTGGGCCGGACGGGCCGGCCGTTCCACGGCTGAGGACCGGCCGCGCACCCTGGAACTGCGAGAGGCGAGCCGGTCACCCGGCTCGCCTCTCTTCACTTCGTCGCTGCGACTTCAGCGTGGGCGAGGCGGGCCGGAGCCCACCTCGCCCGGGTCGCCTACTGGAACTGCGCGAACAGCTTCGTCACGGCGTCGAGGAAGTCCGTGGAGGACGTCGCGGACGACGTCTCCACCATCGTGCCGAACGTCGCGGTGTGCGCGTTGAACGAGGCGAGGTCGCCCGCCGCGTCGGCGTTGATCATCTGCGCGCGGTGGCAGGAGCCGCAGGCGCGCGAGCCGGGCCCGGTCACGTACATCGGGACGGTGCCGATGGCGCGATCCTTGCCGGTGATCGTGGCGGAGGCGGAGAGCAGGCTCGGCATCGAGAGCTGCTGGTCCGGCACCTCGAACTTGCCGGCCTCGTGGCACGAGCGGCAGTTCAGGATGGTGAAGTTCGGGTAGGTCGAGCCGACGTGGTGCTCGTACTCCATCGCCGCGACCGGATCCGCGAAGTCCACGTTGCGGATGTCGAACGCCTGGAACGAGTGGATGGCGTGCACGTAGGAGTCGATCGAGCGGGACTGCATCTCCAGGTGCGAGCCGCCGCTGCCGACCACGTGGCAGGCGCGGCAGCCGACGACGCCGGCGGCGCCGTACGCGGGGTGGTGGAACGAGGTGGCGAGCGCGTCGTGGCAGTTGTTGCAGCCCGACGTCGCCACGATGTCACGGCCGTAGGCCGCGTCGTCGGCGACGAGCGCGCCGGCCGCGAGGTCCACGGTCTTCGACACGCCGGCGACCGCGATCTCCGGGTTCGTGTCGGAGACGGCCGCCGTCTGGTCCAGGCCGACCACCGGCAGGACGACCACCTCGACGCGCTTCACGACGCCGCTCGCGATGAGGTCCGCCCAGGTAGACAGGTCGGCCGTCGCGGTCCACGCGGTGTTGCCGGCCGTCGCCAGGGGGGCGACCGCCAGGCGCGGGCTGTTGTTCGTCGCCGCCTCGGTCCACTCGAGGTTGCGCAGGCCGCCGGTGGAGCCGTGGCCGCTGACGATGAAGTCCTTGGTGTCGTAGCCGTACAGGCTGACCACGACCGTCGGCTTCACGAGCGCGTTCGCCGCGGCGCCGGCCACCGAGAAGTCCACCGTGAGGACGTTCGTCGCCGCGGTGAAGGTCACGCCGTCGATGGCGGTCGTGAAGCTCGCCGAGTGCTTGACGCCCGCGCTCGCGTAGATCTTGGGGTCGTAGCCGAGGTGGATCTGGCTGAACTTCGGCGCGATCCCGTTCACGTCGCGGTGGCACTCGCTGCAGTCACCCGTGTACGTGTAGTAGTCGATGTTGTGCGGGACGATCGCGCTGAGCGCCGGGGCGTTCGCCTCGGTGCCCACCACGGGGTGGCAGCTCTTGCAGGTCTTCAGCGTGAAGTACTGCTGCGTGAGGATCCGGTCGAGCTTGCCCTCGTGGCACATCACGCAGTTCGCCATCGTCTGCGGGTACGGGAACTCCATCGCGTGCGACATGTGCGTGTCGTTCACGATGGTCGCGACGTACGCGTACTTCGTCTGCTGCTCGGCGCTGTAGATCGTCTCGCCCTCCGCGTCCACCGTGAGCGCGGCGGCCGCGGCCGGGTCGTCGCCGAGGATCTGGAAGACGAAGTCCGTGCCCTCGCGCTGGTCGGTGTGGCAGGCCTTGCAGGCCACCATGTCCTCGAGGCCGGCGACCGTCGCCTGGCGGTAGCCGTGCTTCGCGTACGGCGCCGGGTGGCACTTCTCGCAGCCGGAGACGTTCGCGACGGACGAGTAGGTCCAGGTGCCGTACTTCACGCCGGCGCTGGCCACGTTGTCCATCAGGTTGTAGTGGCCCTCGGCCGGCAGGATCAGCTTGTCGCCGAGGTACAGGTACACGAACGCGTTCGAGCTCTCGGGTGCGAAGGCGACGCCCGAGGCGGTGGAGGTGTACCGGCCCGGAACGCCGTCCACGGCGGCCGGCGTGCCCCAGCTGAACGCGGTGGCGGTCACGAAGCCGAGCGCGGCGTCGTACTGCGTCGCCGTGAAGCGCTTCTGCTTCAGGGCGCCGATGCCGGCCGTGTACGGAGCGCCGTTGTAGGTGACGTCGAAGGTCAGCACGGAGTTGAAGGTGCCCTCCGTGGCGCCCGGCGCGCTGGCGACGGTGATGCCGGAGATCACCAGCTTCGTGGTCTCCGGATTCAGGCCGTCGGCGAAGTTGTCGTAGATGGCCTGGTGCTGCGTGCCCGCCGTGGCGTGGCACACCGCGCAGGACTCGGGCTTGGCGATGGCGGCGGCGTCCTTGCCGTCCTGCCCGTTCTGGCCGTTCTGGCCGTTCGTACCGTCCGTGCCGTCCTGGCCCGGAGGACCCTGGGGCCCGACGCTCCCGTCCGACCCCTTGCACCCAGCAAGCGCGAGCACGCCGGCGAAGAACAGCGCGCCGCTGTACCGCATCAGTTTTTGCATGGCGTGAAGCTCCCAAGCGTGGATAGGGCAATAGCGCCCCC from Anaeromyxobacter dehalogenans 2CP-C includes:
- a CDS encoding collagen-like protein, with amino-acid sequence MQKLMRYSGALFFAGVLALAGCKGSDGSVGPQGPPGQDGTDGTNGQNGQNGQDGKDAAAIAKPESCAVCHATAGTQHQAIYDNFADGLNPETTKLVISGITVASAPGATEGTFNSVLTFDVTYNGAPYTAGIGALKQKRFTATQYDAALGFVTATAFSWGTPAAVDGVPGRYTSTASGVAFAPESSNAFVYLYLGDKLILPAEGHYNLMDNVASAGVKYGTWTYSSVANVSGCEKCHPAPYAKHGYRQATVAGLEDMVACKACHTDQREGTDFVFQILGDDPAAAAALTVDAEGETIYSAEQQTKYAYVATIVNDTHMSHAMEFPYPQTMANCVMCHEGKLDRILTQQYFTLKTCKSCHPVVGTEANAPALSAIVPHNIDYYTYTGDCSECHRDVNGIAPKFSQIHLGYDPKIYASAGVKHSASFTTAIDGVTFTAATNVLTVDFSVAGAAANALVKPTVVVSLYGYDTKDFIVSGHGSTGGLRNLEWTEAATNNSPRLAVAPLATAGNTAWTATADLSTWADLIASGVVKRVEVVVLPVVGLDQTAAVSDTNPEIAVAGVSKTVDLAAGALVADDAAYGRDIVATSGCNNCHDALATSFHHPAYGAAGVVGCRACHVVGSGGSHLEMQSRSIDSYVHAIHSFQAFDIRNVDFADPVAAMEYEHHVGSTYPNFTILNCRSCHEAGKFEVPDQQLSMPSLLSASATITGKDRAIGTVPMYVTGPGSRACGSCHRAQMINADAAGDLASFNAHTATFGTMVETSSATSSTDFLDAVTKLFAQFQ
- the fadJ gene encoding fatty acid oxidation complex subunit alpha FadJ encodes the protein MMSAEAMTAGQGASRYFRVEVAGGVATLVLDEPGERVNTVHPEAMREFAAHLDRLEKDEAVKAIVVASGKPDVWVAGAKVELMQGAKDAAEAERLSRDGQALFDRVERCRKPVVAAIHGACLGGGLEWALACHYRIATDHPKTSLGLVEVQLGLIPGGGGTQRLSRLIGIQPALDLILAGKTVKARKALKLGLVDEAVPPPLLLQVAQERAAALASGKLRRAPRRAGGAVERVTRAALEENFLGREVLFRQARKLTLAKTKGHYPAPLRALEAVEYGYAKGFEKGLEKEAELFGKLAMTPEARRLMEIFFATTALKKDNGVDDPAVKARPVSVVGVLGGGLMGGGIAYVTVNAGLPVRLRERDDAAAARGVAAVRGVLDERVKRRSIDRLERAEKLRLLTTTTDWSGLERVDVLVEAVFEDLSLKQEMVRAFEAVNPGGIFASNTSSIPIGRIAEASRHPETVLGMHYFSPVNKMPLLEVIVTPRTAPEVTATAVALGKKQGKTVIVVRDGPGFYTSRILAPYMNEAAHLLVEGAAIEDLDHALVAFGFPVGPITLLDEVGIDVGDKVGKILQEAFGARMAPPAALHDVVKAGRLGRKNSKGFYTYGGKEKRVDETVYDLLPGGRRRKRVAADEIQERLVLQLVNEAVRCLGEGILRSARDGDVGAVFGLGFPPFRGGPFRWADAVGTKALLERMEKLRARHGDRFEPAPLLAELGRTGRPFHG
- the fadI gene encoding acetyl-CoA C-acyltransferase FadI, with the translated sequence MGMNGSPPPGRRAAVVAGLRTPFVKAGTDFKDLSATELGALLVNELVVRSGLPPNAFDSVVFGQVIPSPTVTLIGREMVLRTQLPRSVQAHTVARACATSIQAATDVADQIRLGHSDCAIAGGAESVSDAPIFASRPLAQALVELSRARTLADRARILAGLRPRDFTPTPPALKEPTTGLTMGESAEKMAQVNGISRAAQDRLAYESHRRAAEAWDAGRFDEEVMHVPVPPRYDHVAARDNIVRKDTTVEALAKLRPVFDRRYGTITAGNASPLTDGAAALVLMSEERAKALGIRPLGFVKAYAYAALDPRDQLLQGPAYAAPVALERAGLRLADMDLVDMHEAFAAQVLSNLQAFASKDFAERELGRSAPLGEVDPAKLNVNGGSIALGHPFAATGARMILQTLRELGRRGGQHALLTVCAAGGLGAAVVLERE